A region from the Vicia villosa cultivar HV-30 ecotype Madison, WI linkage group LG3, Vvil1.0, whole genome shotgun sequence genome encodes:
- the LOC131657684 gene encoding ATP-dependent DNA helicase PIF1-like → MGAYVLEAKVISQSSTAQKVYIPRLSLTPSDPRIPFNFQRKQFPIVVSFAMTINKSEGQSLQNDGIYLPKPVSSHGQLYVAVSRVTSRAGLKLLICDDDDHVSNKTYNVIYKEIFQNLR, encoded by the coding sequence ATGGGTGCTTATGTACTAGAGGCCAAAGTCATATCACAGAGTAGTACTGCACAAAAGGTTTATATCCCGAGATTGTCTTTGACTCCATCTGACCCAAGAATTCCCTTCAATTTTCAACGTAAACAGTTTCCTATTGTTGTCTCATTTGCTATGACTATCAATAAAAGTGAAGGTCAATCTCTTCAAAATGATGGTATATATCTTCCAAAACCTGTATCTTCACATGGCCAATTATATGTTGCTGTTTCACGTGTAACTTCACGTGCTGGGTTAAAGTTGCTTATATGTGATGATGACGATCATGTCTCCAACAAGACTTACAACGtcatttacaaagaaattttccaAAATTTGAGATAG